In Carya illinoinensis cultivar Pawnee chromosome 9, C.illinoinensisPawnee_v1, whole genome shotgun sequence, the following are encoded in one genomic region:
- the LOC122277065 gene encoding uncharacterized protein LOC122277065 produces MIEGTTWTLTGFYGHPKTEKRHESWSLLEALKPTTNSGWLCVGDFNEILHYGEKCGGPLRPIKQMEQFREAIDKCGLSDMGYSGSKFTWTNGRQGLAFMKERLDRAFCNGKWLELYTDPKVLTLPSLSSDHNPIWIAMDQINAAPNRSKRPFRFEASWTYSEDCYKVVEEAWKVPPVAGNIVNLTSKNLQHCQQKLTQWSKQKFGYSKKRIQDQLAHLSYLQDRNSGHLIDEIKKVQREVGVILDSDNMRWKQRAKQRWLREGDRNTKFFHQAASQRRKTNMVKKLVDSNDQPVTSSKGISEMFQSYFTDLFTSSNPSQPFNCISSLEARVSESQNESLNRPYCTQEVEEALFNMNGLSSPGPYGFPAFFYQKHWSIVGPKVCEAVLNVLNGKESMGSINNTLIALIPKKRAPTKVTEFRPISLCNVLYKLISKVIANRLKKVLPSVISVSQSAFVPNRLISDNIIVAFEALHTMKCRMAGREGYMALKLDMSKAYDRVEWCFLRAVLIKLGFGKKWVDLVMHCVETVNYSLLVNEALSNLICKAEEKELIHGVPVARGQVRVSHLFFADDSLLFCKANAEEWGRMVSLLRAYEMDSGQRLNVEKTSVVFSKNTNRITQRFILSIAGMRTTMPYERYLGLPLVVGKDRLKTFKTLLDSITLKLNSQRIKTLSQAGKKIYLKAVIQALPTFTMSVFKLPLTLIQAINSVIQRLGQSKAEGGLGFRDLEIFNKALLSKQCWRLIQDPSSLAAKVLKAKYFPQSSFQSAKVGSKPSFVWRSLLAARKTIEAGSFWRVGSGDKIHIWTDKWLAKTKPTKVTSPVRVLDGLATVAELIDPTTRSWKTELVKEIFEEGEAEVILQTPVSSMNSRDRLIWHGTKGGSFSVRSAYHMEKDREMADKGQASTSKCLKGVWNKLWHIRTAPSEKMFLWRACQDSLPTQLNLFKRKIASDPLCPLCCREEESTMHVLWNCEAAKDVWSPCSKKLQKSRSSYMPTLEFFEAMTEALNADEMQEFVVVARQLWLRRNSFIFNKPFMPPNILIRESKLRLDLLFEETQSQRQINVQQQCLSAEVWQAPPTAWFKVNWDAAVDRVKGLVGIGVVVRDDKGQTIATMRQSKSLFPDSLLAESFGALVATQFARDLGLTEVILEGDSLQVTRSLQGEVEDWSSSSMFLCEARTYLNLFAKWIVSHVRRNGNTVAHLLAKSALTISDVIITMEELPSCLSDLVQ; encoded by the exons ATGATAGAGGGAACCACCTGGACTCTCACTGGCTTCTATGGCCacccaaaaacagaaaaaaggcaCGAGAGTTGGTCACTACTTGAGGCCCTTAAGCCAACCACAAATTCTGGATGGCTATGTgtaggagatttcaatgaaatcctaCACTATGGAGAAAAGTGTGGAGGTCCCCTGAGACCTATTAAACAAATGGAGCAATTTAGGGAGGCCATAGACAAATGTGGCCTGTCTGATATGGGGTATTCAGGAAGTAAGTTCACCTGGACAAATGGAAGGCAAGGTTTGGCCTTTATGAAAGAGAGATTAGATAGGGCCTTCTGCAATGGGAAGTGGCTTGAACTGTACACAGACCCAAAGGTTCTTACACTCCCCTCATTAAGCTCAGATCACAACCCAATTTGGATTGCTATGGATCAAATAAATGCTGCACCCAACAGAAGCAAGAGACCTTTCAGGTTTGAAGCTAGCTGGACCTATAGTGAAGATTGCTACAAAGTAGTGGAGGAGGCATGGAAGGTCCCACCAGTGGCTGGTAACATAGTAAACCTCACCTCAAAAAACCTGCAGCACTGCCAACAAAAACTTACTCAGTGGAGCAAACAAAAGTTTGGCTATTCAAAAAAAAGAATCCAAGATCAGTTGGCTCATCTATCCTATCTTCAGGACAGAAACTCAGGCCACCTCATTGATGAAATTAAGAAAGTACAAAGAGAGGTGGGTGTGATCTTAGATTCGGATAACATGAGGTGGAAGCAAAGGGCCAAACAGAGGTGGCTGAGGGAGGGAGATAGGAATACTAAGTTCTTCCACCAAGCTGCATcacaaagaaggaaaacaaacatGGTCAAGAAGCTGGTGGATAGCAATGACCAACCTGTAACCTCGAGTAAGGGGATTTCTGAAATGTTCCAAAGCTACTTCACTGACCTTTTCACTTCCTCAAACCCTTCTCAACCTTTCAATTGCATCTCTTCACTAGAGGCCCGAGTGTCTGAGTCCCAGAATGAATCTCTTAACAGACCCTACTGCACTCAGGAAGTGGAAGAAGCTCTTTTCAACATGAATGGGCTAAGTTCGCCAGGACCATATGGTTTTCCAGCCTTTTTCTATCAGAAACACTGGTCTATAGTGGGCCCTAAAGTGTGTGAAGCTGTACTAAATGTGCTGAATGGGAAAGAGAGCATGGGGAGCATCAACAACACTCTCATTGCTTTGATTCCAAAGAAGAGGGCACCAACAAAGGTGACAGAATTCAGACCTATATCCCTATGTAATGTCCTTTATAAACTTATATCAAAAGTTATAgcaaatagattgaaaaaaGTGCTCCCTAGTGTAATTTCTGTTTCTCAATCAGCCTTTGTACCTAACAGACTTATCTCAGATAATATTATTGTTGCCTTTGAGGCATTGCACACTATGAAATGTAGAATGGCAGGTAGAGAAGGATATATGGCTTTGAAGCTAGACATGAGTAAAGCCTACGACCGTGTGGAGTGGTGTTTCCTAAGAGCAGTTCTTATCAAGCTGGGTTTTGGCAAAAAATGGGTGGATTTGGTGATGCACTGTGTTGAAACAGTCAACTACTCCTTATTGGTGAATG AGGCATTGAGTAATTTGATTTGCAAAGCTGAAGAGAAGGAGTTAATACATGGGGTACCAGTGGCTCGTGGACAGGTGAGGGTATCCCAtcttttctttgcagatgatagtttaTTGTTCTGCAAGGCCAATGCAGAAGAGTGGGGCAGGATGGTAAGTCTACTAAGAGCTTATGAAATGGACTCGGGCCAAAGATTGAATGTGGAGAAAACTTCTGTAGTGTTCAGCAAGAATACCAACAGAATTACTCAAAGATTCATACTGTCAATAGCAGGAATGAGGACCACCATGCCATACGAGAGATATCTGGGTCTACCCCTAGTGGTTGGAAAGGACAGATTGAAAACCTTCAAGACTCTACTAGACAGTATCACTCTAAAGCTTAATAGTCAAAGAATCAAGACTCTCTCTCaggcaggaaaaaaaatttacctaaAGGCAGTGATTCAAGCTCTTCCAACTTTCACAATGAGTGTGTTCAAGCTCCCTCTCACCCTCATTCAAGCTATAAACAGTGTCATTCAAAG GCTAGGGCAATCAAAAGCTGAGGGGGGCTTGGGTTTTAGGGACCTTGAAATTTTCAACAAAGCTTTGCTTTCCAAGCAATGTTGGAGATTAATCCAAGATCCCTCCTCCCTAGCAGCAAAAGTCTTAAAAGCCAAGTACTTCCCTCAATCAAGCTTCCAATCAGCTAAGGTGGGATCAAAGCCTTCCTTTGTGTGGAGAAGCCTGTTGGCTGCAAGGAAAACAATAGAAGCAGGTTCTTTCTGGAGAGTGGGTTCAGGAGACAAAATACACATCTGGACAGACAAATGGCTAGCTAAAACTAAACCAACAAAGGTAACAAGTCCAGTTAGGGTGCTTGATGGTTTGGCAACGGTGGCAGAACTCATTGACCCTACAACAAGGAGTTGGAAAACAGAACTTGTAAAAGAAATCTTTGAAGAAGGGGAAGCTGAAGTGATTCTTCAAACACCTGTCAGCTCTATGAATTCGAGGGACAGACTCATTTGGCATGGTACAAAGGGAGGATCTTTCTCAGTGAGGAGTGCATACCATATGGAGAAGGACAGAGAGATGGCAGACAAAGGTCAAGCATCAACCAGTAAATGCCTCAAAGGTGTGTGGAACAAGTTATGGCATATTCGTACTGCACCAAGTGAAAAGATGTTTTTGTGGAGAGCATGTCAAGACTCCCTCCCTACTCAACTCAACCTTTTCAAGAGAAAGATAGCAAGTGATCCTCTATGCCCCCTATGCTGTAGAGAGGAAGAAAGTACCATGCATGTACTATGGAACTGTGAGGCTGCAAAGGATGTCTGGAGCCCGTGCTCCAAAAAACTGCAGAAAAGCAGAAGCTCTTACATGCCTACGTTAGAATTTTTTGAGGCTATGACTGAAGCTCTCAATGCAGATGAGATGCAAGAGTTCGTGGTGGTAGCAAGACAACTATGGTTGAGAAGgaattcattcattttcaacAAACCTTTCATGCCTCCTAACATATTGATAAGAGAATCAAAACTGAGGTTGGATTTGCTATTTGAGGAGACCCAATCACAGAGACAAATCAATGTTCAGCAGCAGTGCCTCTCAGCAGAAGTGTGGCAAGCACCACCAACGGCTTGGTTCaaagtaaattgggatgcagcagTCGACAGGGTGAAGGGACTTGTTGGAATAGGGGTAGTTGTAAGAGATGACAAAGGCCAGACAATAGCAACAATGAGGCAAAGTAAAAGCCTCTTCCCGGATTCTCTTCTAGCTGAATCTTTTGGGGCATTAGTTGCAACCCAATTTGCTAGAGACTTGGGGTTAACAGAGGTCATTTTGGAGGGGGACTCCTTACAAGTTACCAGATCGCTTCAAGGAGAAGTAGAGGATTGGAGTAGTTCTAGCATGTTCCTGTGTGAAGCTCGAACCTATCTTAATCTTTTTGCAAAGTGGATTGtttctcatgttaggagaaATGGCAACACAGTAGCCCACTTACTAGCAAAAAGTGCTCTTACCATTTCTGATGTTATTATTACTATGGAGGAACTTCCTTCTTGTCTTTCTGATCTAGTTCAATGA